A stretch of the Hippoglossus hippoglossus isolate fHipHip1 chromosome 1, fHipHip1.pri, whole genome shotgun sequence genome encodes the following:
- the naf1 gene encoding H/ACA ribonucleoprotein complex non-core subunit NAF1 isoform X2: MDEKPVNVCPGGQMLPDPGGQMVTGPGGQMLPDPGGQMVTGPGGQMLPDPGGQMVTGPGGQMLPDPGGQMVTGPGGQMLPDPGGQMVTGPGGQMLPDPGGQMVTGPGEQMVPGPGEQMVPGPGEQMVPGPGEQMVPGPGEQMVPGPGEQMVPPHQEQEEMEVTVTTQLENLIVTADPADLSSNTPPLPEEKTDSTAAAALSVNSVCKTEDSDEDDDDSDDSDSDSSTSSSSSSSSSSSSSPSAPVLEDDDEGFSQPPPIKTRDEVLLEELPAVEEVCVSLPEDAELQPVGTVSSILQQLVIVQSLRDTPALTDDSIIFTSDRMAVGKVFEVFGPVSSPLYVLRLNSVEQVNSKGLKEGLTVYYAPAIKEYTGYVLTRQLTLFKGSDASWKNDQEPPQEALDFSDDEKEKESKRKGKNRKRRDNNNTGTQNTVQQQQHQHQQHQQHQQQHQQHQQQQPRDIRGFPPRHAGLSFRHQNPRNKQPQFRHTHQSHRHTDVPPMYLPPPCPYPLPPPHHFPPPSFPLYPPPPPSFFNPSFSSPLWPPNSLPFSDLPPPPPPPPPPQ; encoded by the exons ATGGATGAAAAACCAGTTAACGTCTGTCCTGGTGGACAGATGTTACCTGATCCTGGTGGACAGATGGTAACTGGTCCTGGTGGACAGATGTTACCTGATCCTGGTGGACAGATGGTAACTGGTCCTGGTGGACAGATGTTACCTGATCCTGGTGGACAGATGGTAACTGGTCCTGGTGGACAGATGTTACCTGATCCTGGTGGACAGATGGTAACTGGTCCTGGTGGACAGATGTTACCTGATCCTGGTGGACAGATGGTAACTGGTCCTGGTGGACAGATGTTACCTGATCCTGGTGGACAGATGGTAACTGGTCCCGGTGAACAGATGGTACCTGGTCCCGGTGAACAGATGGTACCTGGTCCCGGTGAACAGATGGTACCTGGTCCCGGTGAACAGATGGTACCTGGTCCCGGTGAACAGATGGTACCTGGTCCTGGTGAACAGATGGTACCACCACACCAGGAGCAGGAAGAGATGGAGGTTACTGTGACAACACAACTAGAGAATCTGATTGTGACTGCTGACCCCGCAGACCTGTCATCAAATACACCACCACTTCCAGAGGAAAAAACtgactccacagcagcagctgcactttctgtaaacagtgtgtgtaagacagaggacagtgatgaagatgatgatgactCAGATGATTCAGACAG CGACAGCTCTACCTCCTcatcgtcctcttcctcctcttcctcctcttcttctccttctgccCCTGTACTTGAGGATGACGATGAGGGTTTCAGCCAACCACCTCCCATTAAAACCAGAGACGAAGTCTTGCTCGAG gagctGCCGGCAGTAGAGGAAGTGTGTGTATCATTACCAGAGGATGCAGAACTGCAGCCTGTAGGAACAGTCTCCAGCATTTTACAGCAGcttg tgatCGTCCAGTCTCTGAGAGACACACCTGCTCTAACTGATGACAGCATCATCTTTACGTCTGATAGGATGGCTGTTGGCAAG GTGTTTGAGGTGTTTGGTCCAGTCTCCAGTCCACTGTATGTTCTACGGTTGAACTCAGTGGAGCAGGTAAACAGCAAGGGGCTGAAGGAGGGACTGACTGTTTATTATGCACCAGCCATCAAAGAATACACAGGATACGTCCTTACAAGGCAGCTTACTCT TTTTAAGGGTTCTGATGCATCTTGGAAGAATGATCAAGAACCACCACAAGAG gcTTTAGACTTCAGTGATgatgagaaagagaaggagtcaaagaggaaagggaaaaacagaaagaggcGGGATAATAACAATACAG GTACCCAGAACaccgtgcagcagcagcagcaccagcaccagcagcaccagcagcaccagcagcagcaccagcagcaccagcagcagcagccgcgtGACATCAGGGGTTTCCCACCAAGACATGCAGGGCTTTCATTCAGGCACCAGAACCCAAGGAACAAACAGCCACAATTCAGACATACACAccaatcacacagacacacagatgtgcCTCCCATGTACCTTCCACCCCCCTGCCCTTAccctcttccacctcctcacCACTTCCCCCCTCCCAGCTTCCCTCTctaccctcctcctccgccatcCTTCTTCAAtccatctttttcttctcccctctgGCCACCAaactctctccccttctctgacctccctcctcctcccccacctcctcctccacctcagtGA
- the naf1 gene encoding H/ACA ribonucleoprotein complex non-core subunit NAF1 isoform X3: protein MDEKPVNVCPGGQMLPDPGGQMVTGPGGQMLPDPGGQMVTGPGGQMLPDPGGQMVTGPGGQMLPDPGGQMVTGPGGQMLPDPGGQMVTGPGEQMVPGPGEQMVPGPGEQMVPGPGEQMVPGPGEQMVPGPGEQMVPPHQEQEEMEVTVTTQLENLIVTADPADLSSNTPPLPEEKTDSTAAAALSVNSVCKTEDSDEDDDDSDDSDSDSSTSSSSSSSSSSSSSPSAPVLEDDDEGFSQPPPIKTRDEVLLEELPAVEEVCVSLPEDAELQPVGTVSSILQQLVIVQSLRDTPALTDDSIIFTSDRMAVGKVFEVFGPVSSPLYVLRLNSVEQVNSKGLKEGLTVYYAPAIKEYTGYVLTRQLTLFKGSDASWKNDQEPPQEALDFSDDEKEKESKRKGKNRKRRDNNNTDNPVQGTQNTVQQQQHQHQQHQQHQQQHQQHQQQQPRDIRGFPPRHAGLSFRHQNPRNKQPQFRHTHQSHRHTDVPPMYLPPPCPYPLPPPHHFPPPSFPLYPPPPPSFFNPSFSSPLWPPNSLPFSDLPPPPPPPPPPQ, encoded by the exons ATGGATGAAAAACCAGTTAACGTCT GTCCTGGTGGACAGATGTTACCTGATCCTGGTGGACAGATGGTAACTGGTCCTGGTGGACAGATGTTACCTGATCCTGGTGGACAGATGGTAACTGGTCCTGGTGGACAGATGTTACCTGATCCTGGTGGACAGATGGTAACTGGTCCTGGTGGACAGATGTTACCTGATCCTGGTGGACAGATGGTAACTGGTCCTGGTGGACAGATGTTACCTGATCCTGGTGGACAGATGGTAACTGGTCCCGGTGAACAGATGGTACCTGGTCCCGGTGAACAGATGGTACCTGGTCCCGGTGAACAGATGGTACCTGGTCCCGGTGAACAGATGGTACCTGGTCCCGGTGAACAGATGGTACCTGGTCCTGGTGAACAGATGGTACCACCACACCAGGAGCAGGAAGAGATGGAGGTTACTGTGACAACACAACTAGAGAATCTGATTGTGACTGCTGACCCCGCAGACCTGTCATCAAATACACCACCACTTCCAGAGGAAAAAACtgactccacagcagcagctgcactttctgtaaacagtgtgtgtaagacagaggacagtgatgaagatgatgatgactCAGATGATTCAGACAG CGACAGCTCTACCTCCTcatcgtcctcttcctcctcttcctcctcttcttctccttctgccCCTGTACTTGAGGATGACGATGAGGGTTTCAGCCAACCACCTCCCATTAAAACCAGAGACGAAGTCTTGCTCGAG gagctGCCGGCAGTAGAGGAAGTGTGTGTATCATTACCAGAGGATGCAGAACTGCAGCCTGTAGGAACAGTCTCCAGCATTTTACAGCAGcttg tgatCGTCCAGTCTCTGAGAGACACACCTGCTCTAACTGATGACAGCATCATCTTTACGTCTGATAGGATGGCTGTTGGCAAG GTGTTTGAGGTGTTTGGTCCAGTCTCCAGTCCACTGTATGTTCTACGGTTGAACTCAGTGGAGCAGGTAAACAGCAAGGGGCTGAAGGAGGGACTGACTGTTTATTATGCACCAGCCATCAAAGAATACACAGGATACGTCCTTACAAGGCAGCTTACTCT TTTTAAGGGTTCTGATGCATCTTGGAAGAATGATCAAGAACCACCACAAGAG gcTTTAGACTTCAGTGATgatgagaaagagaaggagtcaaagaggaaagggaaaaacagaaagaggcGGGATAATAACAATACAG ATAATCCTGTCCAAGGTACCCAGAACaccgtgcagcagcagcagcaccagcaccagcagcaccagcagcaccagcagcagcaccagcagcaccagcagcagcagccgcgtGACATCAGGGGTTTCCCACCAAGACATGCAGGGCTTTCATTCAGGCACCAGAACCCAAGGAACAAACAGCCACAATTCAGACATACACAccaatcacacagacacacagatgtgcCTCCCATGTACCTTCCACCCCCCTGCCCTTAccctcttccacctcctcacCACTTCCCCCCTCCCAGCTTCCCTCTctaccctcctcctccgccatcCTTCTTCAAtccatctttttcttctcccctctgGCCACCAaactctctccccttctctgacctccctcctcctcccccacctcctcctccacctcagtGA
- the naf1 gene encoding H/ACA ribonucleoprotein complex non-core subunit NAF1 isoform X4: MDEKPVNVCPGGQMLPDPGGQMVTGPGGQMLPDPGGQMVTGPGGQMLPDPGGQMVTGPGGQMLPDPGGQMVTGPGEQMVPGPGEQMVPGPGEQMVPGPGEQMVPGPGEQMVPGPGEQMVPPHQEQEEMEVTVTTQLENLIVTADPADLSSNTPPLPEEKTDSTAAAALSVNSVCKTEDSDEDDDDSDDSDSDSSTSSSSSSSSSSSSSPSAPVLEDDDEGFSQPPPIKTRDEVLLEELPAVEEVCVSLPEDAELQPVGTVSSILQQLVIVQSLRDTPALTDDSIIFTSDRMAVGKVFEVFGPVSSPLYVLRLNSVEQVNSKGLKEGLTVYYAPAIKEYTGYVLTRQLTLFKGSDASWKNDQEPPQEALDFSDDEKEKESKRKGKNRKRRDNNNTDNPVQGTQNTVQQQQHQHQQHQQHQQQHQQHQQQQPRDIRGFPPRHAGLSFRHQNPRNKQPQFRHTHQSHRHTDVPPMYLPPPCPYPLPPPHHFPPPSFPLYPPPPPSFFNPSFSSPLWPPNSLPFSDLPPPPPPPPPPQ, translated from the exons ATGGATGAAAAACCAGTTAACGTCT GTCCTGGTGGACAGATGTTACCTGATCCTGGTGGACAGATGGTAACTGGTCCTGGTGGACAGATGTTACCTGATCCTGGTGGACAGATGGTAACTGGTCCTGGTGGACAGATGTTACCTGATCCTGGTGGACAGATGGTAACTGGTCCTGGTGGACAGATGTTACCTGATCCTGGTGGACAGATGGTAACTGGTCCCGGTGAACAGATGGTACCTGGTCCCGGTGAACAGATGGTACCTGGTCCCGGTGAACAGATGGTACCTGGTCCCGGTGAACAGATGGTACCTGGTCCCGGTGAACAGATGGTACCTGGTCCTGGTGAACAGATGGTACCACCACACCAGGAGCAGGAAGAGATGGAGGTTACTGTGACAACACAACTAGAGAATCTGATTGTGACTGCTGACCCCGCAGACCTGTCATCAAATACACCACCACTTCCAGAGGAAAAAACtgactccacagcagcagctgcactttctgtaaacagtgtgtgtaagacagaggacagtgatgaagatgatgatgactCAGATGATTCAGACAG CGACAGCTCTACCTCCTcatcgtcctcttcctcctcttcctcctcttcttctccttctgccCCTGTACTTGAGGATGACGATGAGGGTTTCAGCCAACCACCTCCCATTAAAACCAGAGACGAAGTCTTGCTCGAG gagctGCCGGCAGTAGAGGAAGTGTGTGTATCATTACCAGAGGATGCAGAACTGCAGCCTGTAGGAACAGTCTCCAGCATTTTACAGCAGcttg tgatCGTCCAGTCTCTGAGAGACACACCTGCTCTAACTGATGACAGCATCATCTTTACGTCTGATAGGATGGCTGTTGGCAAG GTGTTTGAGGTGTTTGGTCCAGTCTCCAGTCCACTGTATGTTCTACGGTTGAACTCAGTGGAGCAGGTAAACAGCAAGGGGCTGAAGGAGGGACTGACTGTTTATTATGCACCAGCCATCAAAGAATACACAGGATACGTCCTTACAAGGCAGCTTACTCT TTTTAAGGGTTCTGATGCATCTTGGAAGAATGATCAAGAACCACCACAAGAG gcTTTAGACTTCAGTGATgatgagaaagagaaggagtcaaagaggaaagggaaaaacagaaagaggcGGGATAATAACAATACAG ATAATCCTGTCCAAGGTACCCAGAACaccgtgcagcagcagcagcaccagcaccagcagcaccagcagcaccagcagcagcaccagcagcaccagcagcagcagccgcgtGACATCAGGGGTTTCCCACCAAGACATGCAGGGCTTTCATTCAGGCACCAGAACCCAAGGAACAAACAGCCACAATTCAGACATACACAccaatcacacagacacacagatgtgcCTCCCATGTACCTTCCACCCCCCTGCCCTTAccctcttccacctcctcacCACTTCCCCCCTCCCAGCTTCCCTCTctaccctcctcctccgccatcCTTCTTCAAtccatctttttcttctcccctctgGCCACCAaactctctccccttctctgacctccctcctcctcccccacctcctcctccacctcagtGA
- the naf1 gene encoding H/ACA ribonucleoprotein complex non-core subunit NAF1 isoform X1, with product MDEKPVNVCPGGQMLPDPGGQMVTGPGGQMLPDPGGQMVTGPGGQMLPDPGGQMVTGPGGQMLPDPGGQMVTGPGGQMLPDPGGQMVTGPGGQMLPDPGGQMVTGPGEQMVPGPGEQMVPGPGEQMVPGPGEQMVPGPGEQMVPGPGEQMVPPHQEQEEMEVTVTTQLENLIVTADPADLSSNTPPLPEEKTDSTAAAALSVNSVCKTEDSDEDDDDSDDSDSDSSTSSSSSSSSSSSSSPSAPVLEDDDEGFSQPPPIKTRDEVLLEELPAVEEVCVSLPEDAELQPVGTVSSILQQLVIVQSLRDTPALTDDSIIFTSDRMAVGKVFEVFGPVSSPLYVLRLNSVEQVNSKGLKEGLTVYYAPAIKEYTGYVLTRQLTLFKGSDASWKNDQEPPQEALDFSDDEKEKESKRKGKNRKRRDNNNTDNPVQGTQNTVQQQQHQHQQHQQHQQQHQQHQQQQPRDIRGFPPRHAGLSFRHQNPRNKQPQFRHTHQSHRHTDVPPMYLPPPCPYPLPPPHHFPPPSFPLYPPPPPSFFNPSFSSPLWPPNSLPFSDLPPPPPPPPPPQ from the exons ATGGATGAAAAACCAGTTAACGTCTGTCCTGGTGGACAGATGTTACCTGATCCTGGTGGACAGATGGTAACTGGTCCTGGTGGACAGATGTTACCTGATCCTGGTGGACAGATGGTAACTGGTCCTGGTGGACAGATGTTACCTGATCCTGGTGGACAGATGGTAACTGGTCCTGGTGGACAGATGTTACCTGATCCTGGTGGACAGATGGTAACTGGTCCTGGTGGACAGATGTTACCTGATCCTGGTGGACAGATGGTAACTGGTCCTGGTGGACAGATGTTACCTGATCCTGGTGGACAGATGGTAACTGGTCCCGGTGAACAGATGGTACCTGGTCCCGGTGAACAGATGGTACCTGGTCCCGGTGAACAGATGGTACCTGGTCCCGGTGAACAGATGGTACCTGGTCCCGGTGAACAGATGGTACCTGGTCCTGGTGAACAGATGGTACCACCACACCAGGAGCAGGAAGAGATGGAGGTTACTGTGACAACACAACTAGAGAATCTGATTGTGACTGCTGACCCCGCAGACCTGTCATCAAATACACCACCACTTCCAGAGGAAAAAACtgactccacagcagcagctgcactttctgtaaacagtgtgtgtaagacagaggacagtgatgaagatgatgatgactCAGATGATTCAGACAG CGACAGCTCTACCTCCTcatcgtcctcttcctcctcttcctcctcttcttctccttctgccCCTGTACTTGAGGATGACGATGAGGGTTTCAGCCAACCACCTCCCATTAAAACCAGAGACGAAGTCTTGCTCGAG gagctGCCGGCAGTAGAGGAAGTGTGTGTATCATTACCAGAGGATGCAGAACTGCAGCCTGTAGGAACAGTCTCCAGCATTTTACAGCAGcttg tgatCGTCCAGTCTCTGAGAGACACACCTGCTCTAACTGATGACAGCATCATCTTTACGTCTGATAGGATGGCTGTTGGCAAG GTGTTTGAGGTGTTTGGTCCAGTCTCCAGTCCACTGTATGTTCTACGGTTGAACTCAGTGGAGCAGGTAAACAGCAAGGGGCTGAAGGAGGGACTGACTGTTTATTATGCACCAGCCATCAAAGAATACACAGGATACGTCCTTACAAGGCAGCTTACTCT TTTTAAGGGTTCTGATGCATCTTGGAAGAATGATCAAGAACCACCACAAGAG gcTTTAGACTTCAGTGATgatgagaaagagaaggagtcaaagaggaaagggaaaaacagaaagaggcGGGATAATAACAATACAG ATAATCCTGTCCAAGGTACCCAGAACaccgtgcagcagcagcagcaccagcaccagcagcaccagcagcaccagcagcagcaccagcagcaccagcagcagcagccgcgtGACATCAGGGGTTTCCCACCAAGACATGCAGGGCTTTCATTCAGGCACCAGAACCCAAGGAACAAACAGCCACAATTCAGACATACACAccaatcacacagacacacagatgtgcCTCCCATGTACCTTCCACCCCCCTGCCCTTAccctcttccacctcctcacCACTTCCCCCCTCCCAGCTTCCCTCTctaccctcctcctccgccatcCTTCTTCAAtccatctttttcttctcccctctgGCCACCAaactctctccccttctctgacctccctcctcctcccccacctcctcctccacctcagtGA